The following are encoded in a window of Spea bombifrons isolate aSpeBom1 chromosome 2, aSpeBom1.2.pri, whole genome shotgun sequence genomic DNA:
- the FUT4 gene encoding alpha-(1,3)-fucosyltransferase 4: MCSWRPCRRSRWRALRSRWLAASLTCTLLVVYVCTQDLLHSVIRFPILWGSSNPPKQVTVLIWYEPFGKRRRLGDCHLLFNITGCNLTTNRSLHQEADAILFHHRDIGDFSDFPMIRPSSQKWIWMNFESPSHSPWLSSLGGIFNWTMSYRVDSDIFMPYGYLFSRKKPKVILPRKKKLVAWVISNWSEDHERVQYYNQLREYVEIDIYGRYGMDLKDDNIVKTVSEYKFYLAFENSLHTDYITEKLWRNAFKAGAVPIVMGPSRYNYEMFIPRNSFIHVDDFSSPRKLAVYLKFLDKNMHRYRRYFTWKKQYDVHVPSFWDEHYCTACETAKTAGNRFRTVSDLAGWFES, from the coding sequence ATGTGCAGTTGGAGACCTTGCAGGAGAAGCCGGTGGCGGGCGCTGAGGTCTCGGTGGCTGGCAGCCAGCCTGACCTGTACGTTGTTAGTTGTGTACGTGTGCACCCAGGACCTGTTACATAGTGTCATACGTTTCCCAATATTATGGGGGAGCTCAAACCCACCGAAACAAGTGACCGTCCTCATCTGGTACGAACCCTTCGGCAAAAGACGCCGCCTCGGGGACTGCCACCTCCTATTTAACATCACCGGGTGCAATCTTACCACAAACAGGAGCCTCCACCAGGAGGCCGATGCCATCTTGTTCCACCACAGGGATATCGGCGATTTCAGTGACTTCCCCATGATAAGACCAAGTTCTCAAAAATGGATTTGGATGAATTTCGAATCCCCGTCCCATTCCCCGTGGCTGTCAAGCTTAGGGGGCATATTCAACTGGACCATGTCGTACAGGGTGGATTCTGATATTTTTATGCCGTACGGCTATTTGTTCTCCAGGAAGAAACCTAAAGTTATTCTCCCGAGGAAAAAAAAGCTGGTGGCGTGGGTGATAAGCAACTGGAGCGAGGATCACGAGAGGGTCCAGTACTATAACCAGTTGAGGGAGTACGTCGAGATCGACATATACGGACGATACGGGATGGATTTAAAAGACGATAATATTGTCAAGACGGTCTCTGAATATAAATTTTACCTTGCCTTTGAGAATTCACTGCACACGGATTATATTACCGAAAAACTATGGAGAAACGCCTTCAAGGCTGGCGCGGTCCCCATCGTCATGGGTCCGAGCCGATACAACTACGAGATGTTCATACCTCGCAACTCGTTCATCCACGTGGATGATTTTTCCAGCCCGAGGAAATTGGCCGTGTACTTGAAGTTTCTCGACAAGAACATGCACCGCTACAGAAGGTACTTCACCTGGAAGAAGCAATACGACGTCCACGTGCCGTCCTTTTGGGACGAGCACTACTGCACCGCCTGTGAAACCGCGAAGACGGCTGGGAATCGGTTTCGGACGGTATCGGATCTCGCAGGCTGGTTTGAGAGCTGA